In the Clarias gariepinus isolate MV-2021 ecotype Netherlands chromosome 10, CGAR_prim_01v2, whole genome shotgun sequence genome, CACCCTCTCGAGTTTAACTTTTTTAGTGACCAAATCCCGCCTCCCAAAATCAGTTCTGACCAATTTTCTGTCCGCCATCTGTTGAATCAGTTCTGAccaattttctttgttttccaaATCAGCTCTGACCAAATCCCGTTGTTTCTCAAATCAGCTCTGATCAATCCCGCCCTTTCTCAATAGAATTCTGACCGATCCTCCTTACTCTGAGTTCAGCTCTGACCAATCAAGCCTGCTCCCAATACAATTCTGACTGTTCGTGCATGCTCTCAAAACAACTCTGACCAATCATGCCCTCTCCCAAAGTATTTCTGACCAATCCTTTCTGCTCTTGAAGGATATTTGACCAGTTCCACACACAGCCCACACAACTTATTATTTGATACACCTTTTACCTCTGTGAAGGTCCAGCTCACAGCTCTTCCTTTCTTGTCCACTTGTGGGCGACGTATAAATTCCCGGCCACCCTGCAGCAGCAGTAGAGAGGGCAGTTGCTTGGAGAGTGGTGAGGGACTTACTTTATACCTGAACAAAGAATGGAATGGTGTGTTCTGCCATTTGTAAAGCATATAGATCacttagttttattatatgtagatAAGAACCGCATTATATCACAccactgtttatatataatataaaccaaGTCATGGTGGTTCACCTCTCAGCAGCAGCTGCATATTGTCCTATGTCTATTTTTCCAAATTTAAGTCCAGCACAGTTATACCTGCAAGATTTGAGAAAGAACTGCATTTTACATGTATGATACATCTGCAAAAACGGTATTGTTTTAaactgatataatttttttctttctctgagtGCATGTCTGTGGCCTTACTTCAGGGAAAGGTCAGCAAAAACAGGTGCGAAACACTGACACTCTGAAGACCAGTTGGCGTAGAACTCGACAAGCCAGGTTACTCGACTGTCCCTCTCCATTTCCTCCTAATGGCACACAATAACAGTCATTTTAAACTAAAGCGAAACAGGtatgcaggtaaaaaaaaaacttgattgtCTTTCATGCAATACTCACGTCTATGGTTTTGTCATTGAAGTATGTGATGTACTCCGGACCCATGTACATGGGAGGTTTGCATGTGATTAGGAACACTGTAGATTAGAAGACTGACTCAGATAAATCATATAAATCATCACACATTTATAACGCCTTACTTATATAATTAAGACGTGTCTCTATGCAGGAATGACACATTATGTCCATAAGTATGTCGACACCCAAGGAAGAACTGTtgctataaaaattttaaacatacacTTGTCCTGGGTGTCTTTCTTCCCTTCAACCAAACCCGTTCCATCGTGACAATGCcgctgtgcacaaagcaagcttCCTGGCGAAGACAAGGTTGAAGTGCAAGAAGTCTAAAAGTGTCCTTTAGAGAACCCTGACGTCAACtacactgaacacctttgggatgaactagaACACCTACTGCCCCCAGGCCTCCTCACCTATCATTAGCATCTGACCTTACTAAGGCTCTTAATAGCTGAATGATCACAAATCACACTTCAAAatccgttaaaaaaaaaaaaaaaaaaaccttctcagAAAAGTGGgagttattataaaaataaaaagagataaaaaatctaaattgggATTCTTGTTTAAGCACAAAGAGGCATGATGGTCTGTGTCTATACTTTTGGCCCTGTGTATATAACACTTGTTAGATGTtcaaatataatatgatataatatgatataatatgatataatataatataatacagtgccgtgaaaaagtattcGCCCTTCTTTCtggatgtttattttttgtatatttaaaaagtatcttCTTAgttcttaaatttctttaaattgtcttgcttttttagatcttttagcatgctttattttgtcatacaggttctatttaagtgatttcttgattcaacgggtctggcagtaatcaagCTTGGgcgtggcaagtgaaatttaactcggTTTTCCAAAAATCACACTTTATTCATGATTTAACAAGGAGggtcaattactttttcacataaggccaggtaggtttggactgctttttcccttaataaatgaaatgatcatttaaaaactgcattttgtatttaccttCGTTATCATAAAGATTTTCAATCttaataaagtaatattaaaattagtttgataatCTCAATCatataagtgtgacaaatagacaaataaaaaacacaggaagggagaaaaaacttttttacagccctatataatataatataatataatataatataatataatataaaagatTCTTAccaacacacaatgtgatgtaGAGGAGGCCAAATCTCAGGTCCACTCTAAAGAACAGCACGACATTTGCGACCTTACTGAAGAGGAACATATTTCCTAAATGCTGCTCCAGTGTTACTGAAACAGtgcaaaaaacaattttaagaaAAGCTACACTTAAAAGTAATTCCACAAACCTGTTTGCATTTTGATacctgattagttaaatggtaTTGATTCGTCAG is a window encoding:
- the tmx2a gene encoding thioredoxin-related transmembrane protein 2-A — its product is MGIITGLFAFVFHLPQIYKWLLKPYYFLSFLLSVAFLAVRKCPGVCEHLPSQREDGDSCNFDWREIEILMFLSAIVMMKNRRAITLEQHLGNMFLFSKVANVVLFFRVDLRFGLLYITLCVVFLITCKPPMYMGPEYITYFNDKTIDEEMERDSRVTWLVEFYANWSSECQCFAPVFADLSLKYNCAGLKFGKIDIGQYAAAAERYKVSPSPLSKQLPSLLLLQGGREFIRRPQVDKKGRAVSWTFTEENIIREFNLNEILEKCKKLGKGRIEKLEELESLPQEHAGEHQPLMEDSESKKDK